Proteins from one uncultured Desulfuromonas sp. genomic window:
- a CDS encoding methyl-accepting chemotaxis protein has translation MSIQIKLLGSFFLMAILCAIIGGLGIYGINTTNNSLNEVSDLRLPSVRSIGLMMEKLNAIKAEERTLAIPDLSVEQRRDAIDSLRQLGRELDEAVQVYTSLEKTDQELQAWRDVDNSLKQWRQRQAEMLQLFEKVNLDYIGALGRDLNQMFMDHFEWVSALGAAIEHEERFTGQIDPTKCNFGKWLLSFKTNSPELRKALEEIIPSHKELHDVGAEIDGYIAEGDILEASETYTHIIGPILSVIKDEFVEASKIAKAQSDLLNQATEIALGVEHDALLKVDRSLNDLYTLNNQLTDATRQYALSSANRSKIIAITAIAVGVILALGFGFITSQRLAKPLKDAVVMIEELRHGHLDQRLSIRSMDEVGKMAQAMNTFSDNLKEEVIAAMDQLAQGDLTFSISPYDNNDQLRTTLKQVGSDLTDLITQIQQVADQIGNGAMQIAASSQSLSEGATSQAGSLQEITSSMSQMASQTRSNADSATTASDLSKAAHQAANNGMNQMSAMNDAMDEINESGKNIANIIKVIDEIAFQTNLLALNAAVEAARAGQHGKGFAVVAEEVRNLAARSAKAAQETSTLIESSVSKASHGQDVAEKTSEALTEIVNRIEKVTGLVGEIAHASQEQAAGIDQINQGLNQIDRVTQQNTASSEESAAASDELSGQANTLRQLLSRFQINASRAKQMNSKAAPMIGGNKEPDDAMFEL, from the coding sequence ATGTCAATCCAGATTAAACTTCTCGGTTCGTTCTTTTTGATGGCCATTCTCTGTGCCATCATTGGCGGACTGGGTATTTACGGAATCAACACCACCAATAATTCCCTCAATGAGGTCAGTGATCTGCGTCTTCCCAGTGTCCGCAGTATCGGCCTGATGATGGAAAAGCTCAATGCCATCAAAGCCGAAGAGCGCACCTTGGCGATTCCAGACCTGTCCGTTGAACAGCGCCGTGACGCCATCGATTCGCTCCGCCAGCTGGGCCGCGAGCTTGATGAAGCGGTACAAGTCTACACTTCGCTGGAAAAAACCGACCAGGAACTCCAGGCGTGGCGAGACGTCGACAACAGCCTGAAGCAGTGGCGCCAACGCCAAGCGGAGATGCTGCAACTGTTTGAAAAAGTCAACCTGGACTATATTGGTGCCCTGGGCCGAGATCTCAATCAGATGTTCATGGATCACTTTGAATGGGTCAGTGCCCTTGGTGCTGCCATCGAACACGAAGAGCGTTTTACCGGTCAGATAGACCCGACAAAATGCAACTTCGGCAAATGGTTGCTCAGTTTTAAAACCAACAGCCCGGAGCTGCGCAAAGCCCTTGAAGAGATCATACCGTCTCATAAAGAGTTGCATGATGTCGGTGCCGAAATTGACGGCTACATTGCTGAAGGCGATATCCTTGAAGCCTCTGAAACCTACACCCATATCATTGGGCCGATTCTGTCGGTGATCAAAGACGAGTTTGTTGAGGCCAGCAAAATTGCCAAAGCACAATCCGACCTGCTGAATCAGGCGACGGAAATTGCTCTCGGCGTTGAGCATGATGCATTGCTGAAAGTAGATCGCAGCCTGAACGACCTCTACACATTGAATAACCAACTAACCGATGCGACGCGCCAATACGCTCTGAGCAGTGCCAACCGCAGCAAAATCATTGCCATCACCGCGATTGCTGTCGGCGTAATCTTGGCCCTTGGCTTTGGTTTTATCACCTCTCAGCGTTTGGCGAAGCCACTCAAAGATGCCGTCGTCATGATTGAGGAACTACGTCACGGTCATCTGGATCAACGCCTCTCCATTCGCAGTATGGACGAAGTGGGCAAAATGGCTCAGGCCATGAACACCTTCTCCGACAATCTGAAAGAGGAGGTCATCGCCGCCATGGATCAGTTGGCCCAAGGCGACTTGACCTTTTCAATCTCTCCGTATGACAACAACGACCAGCTGCGCACCACGTTAAAACAAGTCGGCTCCGACCTCACCGATCTGATCACTCAAATCCAACAGGTCGCCGATCAGATCGGCAATGGTGCCATGCAGATTGCCGCCTCCAGCCAATCGCTGTCGGAAGGGGCGACGTCGCAGGCGGGATCCCTGCAAGAGATCACCAGCTCCATGTCCCAAATGGCCTCGCAAACCCGCAGTAATGCGGACAGCGCCACCACGGCGAGCGATTTGTCCAAAGCAGCTCATCAGGCGGCCAATAACGGCATGAACCAAATGAGCGCGATGAATGATGCCATGGATGAGATCAACGAATCCGGCAAAAACATCGCCAACATCATCAAAGTTATTGACGAAATTGCCTTCCAGACCAACCTGTTGGCCCTCAATGCCGCCGTTGAAGCGGCGCGTGCCGGTCAGCACGGCAAAGGGTTTGCCGTGGTCGCCGAAGAGGTGCGCAACCTGGCTGCCCGCAGCGCCAAAGCCGCTCAGGAAACCTCAACTCTGATCGAAAGCTCGGTCAGCAAAGCCAGCCACGGTCAGGACGTGGCGGAAAAAACCTCGGAGGCACTGACTGAGATCGTCAACCGCATTGAAAAGGTGACTGGGCTGGTGGGCGAGATCGCCCATGCCTCTCAGGAGCAGGCCGCCGGCATCGACCAGATCAACCAGGGCCTTAACCAGATCGACCGGGTTACCCAGCAGAACACCGCCAGTTCAGAAGAGAGTGCCGCAGCCTCGGATGAGTTATCCGGTCAGGCCAATACTCTGCGCCAGCTGCTCAGCCGCTTTCAGATCAATGCAAGTCGTGCCAAGCAGATGAACAGCAAAGCCGCCCCCATGATCGGCGGCAACAAAGAGCCGGACGATGCCATGTTCGAACTTTGA
- a CDS encoding MATE family efflux transporter encodes MLFAPRRFRLFNAELMTLTRLSVPLILAQLAQSSMGFVDTMMAGRVSPNDLAAVAIGSSIWFPVLLFLLGILSALTPMVSQSHGGGRHHEIDRLIPQGIYLGVFLGVGAALILRHIEPVLGLFQIDATLTPLVTRYLAGVSWGFPGIGICFALRYCSEGLSLTRPGMIVSFLGLGINIVADYLLVFGFLSFPALGGVGCGPATALTMWSMGLGMVFIFWRHGELRRYHVMPWKKPFQPNVQKHLLTLGLPIGSGLFIECSVFAIIAILLARFGAQSVAAHQIALNFASMLFMIPLSIATAISVRIGFTVGRQRPAHTQRAARVGIIATLCLALISATVIALFPDSCVAIYTSDGQLRDAAAALLIYAAIFQIPDATQVSCAGALRGFKDTRVPMMLQIFAYWGIALPIGSYLGLTLNWGARGFWIGLICGLSSAAVLLLWRLRVMLRRNSVVQVS; translated from the coding sequence ATGCTGTTTGCTCCCCGCCGCTTTCGCCTGTTCAACGCTGAACTGATGACCCTGACCCGGTTAAGTGTGCCACTGATTCTGGCGCAACTGGCACAATCGAGCATGGGTTTTGTCGACACCATGATGGCTGGACGCGTCAGCCCGAATGATCTCGCTGCCGTGGCCATTGGCTCGAGTATCTGGTTTCCGGTGTTGCTGTTTCTGCTCGGCATCCTCAGTGCGTTGACACCGATGGTGTCCCAATCCCACGGCGGTGGCCGCCACCATGAGATCGACCGACTGATCCCGCAAGGCATCTATCTCGGTGTTTTCCTCGGTGTCGGGGCCGCTCTGATTCTACGTCATATTGAACCGGTGCTTGGCCTGTTTCAGATTGATGCGACCCTAACACCACTGGTCACCCGCTACCTGGCCGGTGTTTCCTGGGGATTTCCGGGCATCGGCATCTGTTTCGCCCTGCGCTATTGCAGTGAAGGGCTCTCTCTGACCCGCCCCGGTATGATTGTCAGCTTTTTGGGTCTGGGCATTAACATTGTTGCCGATTATCTGCTGGTGTTCGGCTTTTTGAGCTTTCCTGCTCTCGGCGGTGTCGGCTGTGGTCCGGCAACCGCGCTGACCATGTGGAGCATGGGGCTGGGCATGGTGTTTATTTTCTGGCGGCATGGCGAATTACGCCGTTATCACGTCATGCCATGGAAGAAGCCGTTTCAACCGAATGTGCAAAAACACCTGCTGACATTGGGACTCCCTATCGGCAGTGGGCTGTTTATCGAGTGCAGTGTGTTTGCCATCATCGCTATTCTGCTGGCGCGGTTCGGTGCCCAGAGTGTTGCCGCCCACCAAATTGCCCTCAATTTTGCGTCAATGCTGTTTATGATCCCTTTGAGTATTGCCACAGCCATCTCTGTGCGTATCGGCTTTACTGTTGGCCGGCAGCGACCGGCACACACGCAGCGCGCCGCACGGGTCGGTATTATCGCCACCCTGTGTCTGGCTCTGATCAGTGCCACTGTCATTGCGTTGTTTCCCGACTCTTGTGTGGCTATCTACACCAGTGACGGACAACTGCGCGATGCCGCAGCCGCGCTGCTGATCTACGCGGCGATTTTCCAGATTCCTGATGCCACACAGGTGAGCTGCGCCGGGGCTTTGCGCGGGTTTAAAGACACCCGTGTACCAATGATGCTGCAAATTTTTGCCTACTGGGGTATTGCCCTGCCCATCGGCAGCTATCTCGGGCTGACACTGAACTGGGGCGCACGTGGTTTCTGGATCGGTTTGATCTGCGGCTTGAGTAGTGCGGCGGTGCTGCTGCTGTGGCGGTTGCGGGTCATGTTGCGGCGCAACTCTGTGGTTCAGGTTAGTTAG
- a CDS encoding tetratricopeptide repeat protein — MVEDSAQLIQKGIAALKHNSPVEALMQFEQADIQCSTPLSRSYLAYCLSKVKGQHQRAISLCQSALRDEPHNSAHYLNLGRIYLNADRKGQAMQVFRRGIKMGPNPELLEELKKFDRRQPPVFSALPRTHVVNKFSGKFLSFIGFR, encoded by the coding sequence ATGGTTGAAGACTCCGCACAACTGATTCAAAAAGGCATTGCCGCGCTGAAACACAACAGTCCCGTTGAAGCGCTGATGCAGTTTGAGCAAGCCGACATCCAATGCAGCACTCCGTTGTCGCGCTCATATCTCGCTTATTGCCTGTCAAAAGTCAAGGGCCAGCATCAACGGGCAATCTCGTTGTGTCAAAGTGCTCTGCGCGACGAACCGCATAACAGTGCCCACTACCTGAACCTCGGGCGCATCTATTTGAACGCCGACCGCAAAGGTCAAGCCATGCAGGTGTTCCGTCGTGGCATCAAGATGGGGCCAAACCCGGAATTGCTCGAAGAATTGAAAAAGTTTGACCGCCGCCAACCGCCGGTTTTCAGTGCCTTGCCGCGAACCCATGTGGTCAATAAGTTTTCCGGAAAGTTTCTCTCGTTTATCGGATTTCGTTAA